In a genomic window of Phragmites australis chromosome 14, lpPhrAust1.1, whole genome shotgun sequence:
- the LOC133890854 gene encoding xylose isomerase, which yields MKGSKLLLLLVAASLCLSAVIAAQQTCPADLNSKCDGGASDDWEGEFFPGIPKIKYEGPTSKNPLAYKWYNAEEVILGKKMKDWMRFSVAFWHTFRGTGADPFGAPTKAWPWEDGTNSLAMAKRRMRAHFEFMEKLGVNKWCFHDRDIAPDGKTLEETNANLDEIVELAKQLQGETDIKPLWGTAQLFLHPRYMHGAATSPEVKVYAYAAAQVKKALEITHYLGGENYVFWGGREGYQTLLNTDMKRELDHLANFLQAAVDYKKKIGFNGTLLIEPKPQEPTKHQYDWDVATTFSFLQKYGLTGEFKINVECNHATLSGHSCHHELETARINDLLGNIDANTGDPQVGWDTDQFLTDISEATLVMSSVVKNGGLAPGGFNFDAKLRRESTDVEDMFLAHISGMDTLARGLHNVAKLIEDGSLDELVRKRYQSFDSKIGALIEAGKGDFETLEKKVFEWGEPTVPSGKQELAEILFQSAL from the exons ATGAAGGGCTCGAAGCTTTTGCTGTTACTGGTAGCGGCATCTTTGTGCCTATCTGCTGTG ATTGCTGCGCAGCAAACTTGTCCAGCCGACCTCAATAGCAAATGTGATGGTGGCGCTTCGGATGATTGGGAGGGGGAGTTCTTCCCCGGCATCCCAAAAATCAAGTATGAG GGTCCAACCAGCAAGAACCCGCTTGCTTATAAGTGGTATAATGCAGAGGAAGTGATTCTTGGAAAGAAGATGAAA GATTGGATGCGGTTCAGTGTTGCCTTTTGGCACACATTCCGTGGTACTGGTGCAGATCCGTTTGGTGCCCCTACAAAGGCGTGGCCCTGGGAGGATGGCACAAATTCGTTGGCCATGGCTAAGAGAAGAA TGAGAGCTCACTTTGAGTTCATGGAGAAGCTGGGAGTTAACAAATGGTGCTTCCATGATAGGGATATTGCCCCAGACGGCAAAACTCTCGAA GAAACAAATGCTAACTTGGACGAGATAGTTGAGCTGGCAAAGCAGCTCCAG GGTGAGACCGATATAAAGCCATTGTGGGGTACTGCACAGCTTTTTTTGCATCCACGATACATGCATGGAGCTGCTACTAG CCCAGAGGTTAAAGTGTATGCTTATGCTGCGGCACAAGTTAAGAAAGCTTTGGAG ATCACCCACTACCTAGGTGGTGAAAACTACGTATTTTGGGGTGGAAGAGAGGGTTACCAAACTCTTCTTAATACTGATATGAAGAGAGAACTTGACCATCTG GCTaactttcttcaagctgctgtTGACTACAAGAAGAAGATTGGATTTAACG GGACATTGTTGATAGAGCCTAAACCACAAGAACCGACAAAACACCA GTATGACTGGGATGTTGCAACTACGTTCTCTTTTCTACAGAAGTATGGTCTTACAG GAGAGTTCAAGATTAATGTTGAATGCAACCATGCTACTCTATCTGGACATAG CTGCCATCATGAGCTCGAGACTGCACGGATTAATGATCTGCTTGGAAATATTGATGCAAACACTGGTGATCCACAAGTCG GTTGGGACACAGATCAGTTCCTTACAGACATTTCAGAGGCTACTTTGGTTATGTCAAGTGTAGTTAAGAAT GGTGGACTTGCACCTGGTGGATTCAACTTCGACGCCAAATT GCGGAGGGAGAGTACTGATGTTGAGGACATGTTTCTTGCTCATATATCAGGAATGGACACCCTGGCCCGCGGCCTCCACAACGTCGCCAAGCTGATTGAG GATGGTTCCCTGGATGAGCTTGTGCGCAAGCGCTACCAGAGCTTTGACAGCAAGATTGGTGCCTTGATTGAG GCTGGGAAAGGAGACTTTGAGACACTAGAAAAGAAGGTTTTTGAGTGGGGTGAACCCACTGTTCCATCAGGCAAGCAG GAATTGGCTGAGATTCTGTTCCAATCTGCTCTATAG
- the LOC133890677 gene encoding probable GTP-binding protein OBGC1, chloroplastic: protein MAPAAVAAAAFPFRLFSAEARRNTNSARGKRNAARPLKSSPPPRPPSSSASGGGVAATTFTRLPLRDAPDTTEVALDRFPTAPANPETPDPAFTRGNVERVDEEEEEEVGLGATTFAKVPLRDSPDGVELTIGQFEARAASRKSPGGRAFTRQMVEHLDDDGEEEPVVSRLDVFEVKKGRKPRVLAREVLGEDAEEDDDVVVFDPDYGDDSVDEEGFETFPIKWSPKGDVIARAEFGEVDYDVAMEDDDEEEVVVFHPDYDDDEEEDSLEDNDEEDGEDGKGGAKEKGVPAVMRCFDTAKIYARAGDGGNGVVAFRREKYVPYGGPSGGDGGRGGNVYVEVDGEMNSLLPFRKSVHFRAGRGAHGMGQQQAGAKGEDVVVKVPPGTVVRSSDGSVELLELMKPGQRALLLPGGRGGRGNAAFKSGTNKVPRIAEKGEKGPEMWLDLELKLVADVGIVGAPNAGKSTLLSVISAAKPTIANYPFTTLLPNLGVVSLDFDATMIVADLPGLLEGAHRGYGLGHEFLRHSERCSVLVHVVDGSAQQPEYEFEAVRLELELFSPSLVDKPYVVVYNKMDLPEASERWNIFKEKLQAQGIEPYCISSINRQGTQDVIHAAYKLLQRERQRMKETEEWSGQENLNHVADTIKKERRAPMNEFEIFHDKGTNTWNVVGAGIERFVQMTNWQYSDSLKRFQHALEACGVNRTLLNRGVKDGDIVIIGEMEMIWNDEPKNTRPSKTMNTKDDAVRWPAFR, encoded by the exons ATGgcgccggccgccgtcgccgctgcgGCCTTCCCATTCCGCCTCTTCTCCGCGGAGGCGCGCCGGAACACGAACAGCGCCAGGGGAAAGCGGAACGCCGCCAGGCCGCTCAAGTCCTCTCCCCCACCTcgccctccctcctcctccgccagcggcggcggcgtcgcggcCACCACCTTCACGCGGCTCCCGCTCCGCGACGCGCCCGACACCACGGAGGTCGCGCTAGACCGGTTCCCCACCGCCCCGGCCAACCCGGAGACGCCGGATCCCGCTTTCACGCGCGGGAATGTCGAGCGggtggacgaggaggaggaggaagaggtgggCTTGGGGGCCACCACTTTTGCTAAGGTACCTCTGCGGGACTCGCCGGACGGTGTGGAGCTCACCATTGGCCAGTTTGAGGCGCGCGCGGCCAGTAGGAAGAGCCCGGGAGGCCGCGCATTTACACGGCAAATGGTCGAGCACCttgacgacgacggcgaggaggaacCTGTCGTCAGCCGCCTGGACGTATTCGAGGTCAAAAAGGGCAGGAAACCTCGGGTTCTTGCACGGGAGGTGCTCGGCGAGGACGCAGAGGAAGACGACGACGTCGTGGTGTTCGACCCGGACTACGGCGACGACAGCGTTGACGAGGAGGGATTCGAGACGTTCCCGATCAAGTGGAGTCCCAAAGGTGACGTCATTGCACGCGCGGAGTTCGGAGAGGTAGATTACGATGTTGCAATGGAggatgacgacgaggaggaggttgTAGTGTTTCACCCAGACTATGACGACGACGAGGAAGAGGACTCATTGGAGGACAACGACGAggaggatggggaggatggGAAAGGGGGGGCGAAGGAGAAGGGTGTGCCCGCCGTGATGCGATGCTTCGATACGGCCAAGATATACGCCAgggccggcgacggcggcaacgGCGTGGTGGCCTTCCGGCGCGAGAAGTACGTGCCGTACGGGGGGCCctcgggcggcgacggcggtcGTGGGGGCAATGTGTACGTGGAGGTGGACGGGGAGATGAACTCGCTGCTGCCGTTCCGCAAGTCCGTGCACTTCCGCGCCGGCCGCGGCGCGCACGGCATGGGCCAGCAGCAGGCCGGGGCGAAGGGCGAGGACGTCGTGGTGAAGGTGCCGCCAGGGACGGTAGTGCGGTCGTCGGACGGCAGCGTGGAGCTGCTTGAGCTTATGAAGCCCGGGCAACGCGCGCTACTCCTCCCCggtggccgcggcggccgcggcaaTGCGGCCTTCAAGTCAGGGACAAATAAGGTGCCCAGGATCGCAGAGAAGGGGGAGAAAGGCCCAGAAAT GTGGTTAGATTTGGAGCTAAAGTTGGTCGCTGATGTGGGTATTGTAGGTGCTCCAAATGCTGGGAAGAGCACTTTATTAAGTGTTATTAGTGCTGCCAAGCCAACAATAGCCAATTATCCTTTTACCACATTACTACCAAATCTTGGAGTGGTCTCATTAGATTTTGATGCTACAATGATTGTGGCAGACCTTCCTGGTTTGCTGGAAGGCGCCCATCGTGGGTATGGTTTGGGCCATGAGTTCCTAAGACATAGTGAGAGATGCTCCGTCTTG GTGCATGTTGTCGATGGTTCTGCACAACAACCAGAATATGAGTTTGAGGCGGTTCGCTTGGAACTGGAGTTATTTAGCCCATCTTTGGTTGACAAACCCTATGTGGTGGTGTACAATAAGATGGACCTTCCAGAGGCATCGGAGAGATGGAATATATTTAAGGAAAAGCTACAGGCTCAAGGCATTGAACCTTATTGCATTAGCTCAATAAACAGGCAGGGCACACAAGATGTTATTCATGCTGCTTATAAGCTTCtgcagagagagagacaaaGGATGAAGGAAACTGAAG AATGGAGTGGGCAAGAAAATCTGAACCATGTGGCAGATACAATAAAAAAGGAAAGGCGTGCTCCAATGAATGAGTTTGAGATTTTTCATGATAAGGGTACAAATACATGGAATGTTGTTGGAGCCGGAATTGAGCGTTTTGTTCAGATGACTAACTGGCA GTACTCAGATTCCTTGAAAAGATTTCAGCATGCTCTAGAGGCATGTGGTGTCAACAGAACTCTACTCAATCGTGGAGTTAAGGACGGAGACATAGTAATAATTGGTGAG ATGGAAATGATTTGGAACGATGAACCTAAAAACACCCGTCCATCGAAGACGATGAACACAAAAGATGACGCTGTCCGGTGGCCTGCATTTCGTTAG
- the LOC133890100 gene encoding ethylene-responsive transcription factor FZP-like — protein sequence MNTRGSSSSGNQTLMAFSEQPKPAGQPQPSPPSSPIERPATRGRRRAQEPGRFLGVRRRPWGRYAAEIRDPTTKERHWLGTFDTAQEAALAYDRAALSMKGAQARTNFVYTHTAYNYPPFLAPFQAQQSYAHAPSMQYGGQHSSMGAPHIGSYHHHYQAPAAAGASSASGECSMPVAVDRADAALLDHNGRNFLFSSADDNSGYLSSVVPESCLRPRSSAAAAEDTRRYSDADAYGMGLREDVDDLAQMVSGFWGGAGDADQLGACGFPASGGHAGDMVASSQGSDGYSPFSFLSH from the coding sequence ATGAACACTCGAGGCAGTAGCAGCAGCGGCAACCAGACCCTCATGGCGTTCTCCGAGCAGCCGAAGCCGGCGGGCCAGCCGCAGCCGtccccgccgtcgtcgccgaTCGAGCGGCCCGCGACGCGGGGTCGTCGGCGTGCGCAGGAGCCCGGCCGGTTCCTCGGCGTGAGGCGCCGGCCGTGGGGACGGTACGCGGCCGAGATACGCGACCCGACGACCAAGGAGCGGCATTGGCTCGGCACGTTCGACACGGCGCAGGAGGCGGCGCTCGCCTACGACCGCGCTGCGCTGTCCATGAAGGGCGCGCAGGCGCGCACCAACTTCGTGTACACGCACACCGCGTACAACTACCCGCCGTTCCTCGCGCCGTTCCAAGCACAGCAGTCGTACGCGCACGCGCCTTCCATGCAGTACGGCGGCCAGCACAGCAGCATGGGCGCGCCGCACATTGGCTCGTACCACCACCACTACCAGGCTCCCGCGGCCGCCGGGGCCTCCTCCGCGTCGGGCGAGTGCTCGATGCCGGTGGCCGTCGATCGCGCCGACGCTGCGCTGCTGGACCATAACGGCCGCAACTTCCTATTCTCCAGCGCCGACGACAACTCCGGGTACCTGAGCAGCGTGGTCCCGGAGAGCTGCCTACGGCCGAGgagcagcgcggcggcggcggaagacACGCGGCGGTACTCGGACGCCGACGCCTACGGGATGGGCCTCCGGGAGGACGTGGACGACCTGGCGCAGATGGTGTCCGGGTTCtggggcggcgccggcgacgcgGACCAGCTCGGCGCGTGCGGGTTCCCGGCGAGCGGCGGCCACGCCGGGGACATGGTCGCGTCGTCTCAGGGGTCGGACGGCTACTCGCCGTTCAGCTTCCTCTCCCACTAA